The Nitrospira sp. KM1 genome includes a window with the following:
- a CDS encoding AGE family epimerase/isomerase has translation MDQSKDILVENIDYYLRRMLSICTSHGWDRLNKGLHERLTADHVPLQFQFRRLTVCGRQLFVFSHAACEGLLAGDAKQHAEYIYRYMRDYFWDHTHGGWYNMLDVHGNVFDDRKDLYSHAFALFGLGYYYEQSGDSGVLEFLTATDQVIQNHFALARGWYASRCSRDWSQPDCVLLQNPHMHLFEGYVAAYRATQNVIYRERANDIARLFHARIFETGHGVILEYRTEQGLPDPVRGYIVEPGHHFEWCWLLQTANQTLGGEEIAIASQLSLELFDWGFRNGWDQDEGGIFDEVGWDGTVLSDTKRIWPFTEYVKARAVRFLQTGHSSDRTHMIAGLEFLFRWYLKSDGSWNERLRRDLSCYDSQLPATTCYHILLSLTEARRALLLT, from the coding sequence ATGGATCAATCCAAAGACATTCTTGTCGAGAACATTGACTATTATTTACGCCGCATGCTTTCCATCTGTACCTCTCATGGCTGGGACAGACTTAATAAAGGTTTGCACGAAAGATTGACCGCCGACCATGTACCTCTTCAGTTTCAGTTCCGCCGACTGACGGTATGTGGGCGTCAGCTGTTTGTATTCAGTCATGCTGCGTGTGAAGGCCTACTGGCCGGCGATGCGAAGCAACATGCAGAATACATCTATCGTTACATGCGAGACTATTTTTGGGATCATACCCATGGCGGTTGGTACAACATGCTCGACGTTCATGGCAACGTATTCGATGACCGAAAGGATTTGTATAGCCACGCGTTTGCCCTGTTTGGTCTCGGCTACTACTATGAACAAAGTGGTGACTCGGGTGTCTTGGAGTTCCTCACCGCAACAGATCAAGTCATTCAAAACCATTTTGCCTTAGCCCGCGGGTGGTACGCATCAAGATGCTCGCGCGATTGGAGTCAGCCCGATTGCGTATTGCTTCAGAACCCACACATGCATCTCTTTGAGGGATATGTCGCCGCCTATCGAGCAACACAAAATGTCATATACAGGGAACGAGCCAATGACATTGCAAGGTTATTTCACGCTCGTATTTTCGAAACCGGTCACGGCGTGATCTTGGAGTATCGCACTGAGCAAGGATTGCCTGACCCGGTTCGAGGTTATATTGTGGAACCTGGCCACCATTTCGAATGGTGTTGGCTTCTTCAGACTGCGAATCAGACGCTCGGTGGTGAAGAAATCGCCATCGCTTCCCAGCTCTCCTTAGAATTGTTCGACTGGGGTTTCCGAAACGGTTGGGACCAAGATGAGGGTGGAATATTTGATGAAGTTGGATGGGATGGGACCGTCCTATCTGACACAAAACGCATTTGGCCGTTTACGGAGTATGTGAAGGCGAGAGCAGTGAGATTTCTCCAGACCGGGCATTCATCTGACCGCACTCACATGATTGCCGGTCTCGAGTTTCTGTTTCGCTGGTATTTAAAATCAGATGGAAGTTGGAACGAACGCCTGCGTAGAGACCTGTCCTGTTACGATTCGCAACTGCCCGCCACCACCTGCTACCACATTTTACTTTCACTTACAGAGGCACGCCGTGCCCTGCTTTTGACCTAG